A region from the Populus trichocarpa isolate Nisqually-1 chromosome 18, P.trichocarpa_v4.1, whole genome shotgun sequence genome encodes:
- the LOC7459018 gene encoding UPF0481 protein At3g47200, which translates to MAEITNDTLVNIDELAASMRGELDSLPVLSSKCCIYTVPKRLHHLNEKAYTPQLVSIGPLHHGKPELRPMEEHKKRYLQDFLQRTKLSLVDYLKVIEKNEKKLRDCYAETIEFSSDEFIKMILVDAAFIIEVLLRYHFKPMRKEKENDRVYNKPWAIQDIRKDMWLLENQLPFFILEDLFDPARITLPSGKNQMLSITKLAYEFSKDLWDLEEMEEKSQKNKSPKVQHLVDFLWICHQPPQSKSKKKLKTLGIPSATELHQAGVKFKLGSSKNLFDIKFKNGILEIPRLEIVGATELLFRNLLAFEQCHCSKNYINDYVIIINHLVNTAKDVELLVKDGIVENWLWDDEGMSALFHGLVKETFVIVDHFYFSGLVEELNAYCRKPWHKWQATLKQHYFNNPWSIISFIAAVILLVLTTIQAVCSILSV; encoded by the coding sequence ATGGCAGAAATAACCAATGATACTTTGGTCAATATCGACGAACTAGCAGCTTCAATGAGAGGGGAGTTAGACAGCTTGCCTGTTCTGTCCTCAAAGTGTTGCATCTACACAGTTCCTAAGCGACTGCATCATTTGAACGAAAAGGCTTACACTCCTCAACTGGTCTCAATTGGGCCACTGCACCATGGCAAACCAGAACTAAGACCGATGGAAGAGCATAAAAAGAGGTACcttcaagattttcttcaaaGGACAAAGTTGAGTCTGGTGGATTATCTTAAAGTCATagagaaaaatgagaaaaaactaCGAGATTGTTATGCGGAAACCATAGAATTTAGCAGTGATGAGTTCATAAAAATGATTCTAGTGGATGCTGCCTTCATCATTGAAGTCTTGTTGAGGTATCATTTCAAACCAATgcgaaaggaaaaggaaaatgatcgaGTATATAATAAACCATGGGCGATACAAGATATAAGGAAAGATATGTGGTTACTTGAAAATCAGCTTCCTTTCTTTATTCTGGAGGATCTTTTTGATCCTGCAAGAATAACCTTGCCGTCTGGCAAAAATCAAATGCTTTCAATCACCAAGCTTGCCTATGAGTTCTCAAAAGATTTGTGGGACTTGGAGGAAATGGAGGAAAAATCTCAGAAAAACAAATCCCCTAAAGTACAACATCTAGTTGACTTTTTGTGGATTTGCCATCAACCTCCTCAGTCGAAATCCAAGAAGAAACTTAAAACTCTGGGCATACCTAGTGCAACAGAGCTCCATCAGGCTGGGGTCAAGTTCAAGCTGGGGTCAAGCAAAAACTTATTTGACATAAAATTCAAGAATGGGATTTTGGAGATACCCAGATTGGAAATAGTCGGTGCGACAGAGCTGTTATTCAGAAATCTGCTGGCATTTGAGCAATGCCATTGTTCTAAGAACTACATAAATGACTATGTCATCATTATCAATCACCTTGTCAACACGGCTAAGGATGTGGAATTACTTGTTAAAGATGGAATTGTTGAGAACTGGCTCTGGGATGATGAAGGGATGTCAGCTCTTTTTCATGGCCTTGTCAAAGAGACTTTTGTCATCGTCGACCATTTCTATTTTTCTGGTCTGGTTGAAGAGCTGAATGCATACTGCAGAAAACCTTGGCACAAGTGGCAGGCAACCTTAAAACAACACTATTTCAATAATCCATGGTCCATCATTTCATTTATCGCTGCTGTCATTCTACTTGTACTCACTACTATACAAGCAGTGTGTTCTATTTTGTCAGTGTAG
- the LOC7462979 gene encoding protein OVEREXPRESSOR OF CATIONIC PEROXIDASE 3-like, translated as MALNNRQPRRLARALKTGHCKNSVKSLAAELCLDRAAVLDLLRDTPLNLVMMSAALPDEPAPTLVMLETLPIEIVPEETGNVNVTGLR; from the exons ATGGC TCTTAATAATCGGCAACCTCGGAGACTCGCACGAGCTTTGAAAACTGGGCACTGCAAAAACAGT GTTAAAAGTCTAGCTGCGGAGCTTTGTCTTGATAGGGCTGCTGTTCTTGACTTGCTTCGTGACACTCCTCTAAATCTTGTTATGATGAGTGCCGCCTTGCCTGATGAACCTGCACCTACACTGGTGATGCTGGAAACTTTACCAATTGAAATTGTTCCTGAAGAAACTGGAAACGTGAATGTCACTGGGCTGAGGTGA